The genomic window ATGGACCTGCCGGATCCCGAGGTGCTGCTCGCCGACCCGGCGAGCGCCACGCTGCCCGAGCGCGGGGATCTGCGGCAGGCCGTGCTCGACGGTGTGGTGGCCGCGGTCCGCCGGCAGCCGGAGAAGTCCCGCTGGGACGCGGCCTGGGCGCTGCTGGCGCGCGCACTGGAGACCGGAGCCCCGGACCTGGTCGTCGTCCCCGCGACCACGCTCGCCGCGCTGCGCCGGCCGGACTGGGACGTCCCGGCATCGATCGAGCGGCTCGCCGGGGCCGTGACGCTGACCCGGCGAGCGGACCGGGCGGCAGCGCCGACGGGACCGCACACCGCCGCCGGGGCCACCGCCGCCACCGCCGGGGCCCGCCGATGACCCCGACCACGCCGGTCGGACCCGGCACGCCGTCCATTCCCGGCGCATCGGCCAGACCCGGCACGCCGACCGCGCCGATCGAACTCGACCGCGAGAAGCTCTTCGCCGCCCGCCTGCACGCCGCCCGGGTCCGCCCCTACCTGGCGACGGCCCTGTTCGCGCTGCACACCGTCGAGTCCCGGCAGGTCCCGACGATGGCCGTCGACCGGCACTGGCGGTGCTACGTCTCACCGGCCTTCGTGGCGCGCACCCCGATCACGGAGCTGGCCGGCGTCTGGGTGCACGAGGTGTCGCACCTGCTGCGCGACCATCACGGGCGCAGCGACCGGGTCGCCCGCGAGCGCGGCCTGACCGGCCGCGGGGAACGGTTACGGATGAACATCGCCGCGGACTGCGAGATCAACGACGACGTGTTCGGTGAAGGACTGGCCGAGCCCGCGGGCGCCGTCCGGCCGGGAGCCCTGGGGCTGCCCGAGGGCCAGCTGCTGGAGGAGTACCTGCGCCAGTTCGGGCTCGGCCCCGGCACCTTGGGCATGGCCTGGCTGGACTGCGGCAGCGGCGCCGACGGCCTGGAGCGGGAGTGGGAGCTGGGGGCGCAGGGCGCGCACGGCCTGAGCGAGCAGGAGCGGGACGCCGTCCGGTTCCGGGTGGCGCAGGGCATCACCGGCCGTCCCGGCAGCGCCCCGAAGGGGTGGCGGCGCTGGGCGGAGGAGGCGTTCCAGCCGCCGCAGCCGTGG from Kitasatospora sp. NBC_01250 includes these protein-coding regions:
- a CDS encoding vWA domain-containing protein, with the protein product MTPTTPVGPGTPSIPGASARPGTPTAPIELDREKLFAARLHAARVRPYLATALFALHTVESRQVPTMAVDRHWRCYVSPAFVARTPITELAGVWVHEVSHLLRDHHGRSDRVARERGLTGRGERLRMNIAADCEINDDVFGEGLAEPAGAVRPGALGLPEGQLLEEYLRQFGLGPGTLGMAWLDCGSGADGLEREWELGAQGAHGLSEQERDAVRFRVAQGITGRPGSAPKGWRRWAEEAFQPPQPWRELLGAAVRSATSGAGAGEDYTYGRPARRSAALPGAVLPSLRRRPPRVSVVIDTSGSVSDAELGSALREVAAISRAVGGRRDLISVVPCDAAAGTVQPLCRAEGITLVGGGGTNLRAGFATALRTGPRPDVIVVLTDGQTRWPGTRPPCRTVVGLFPRLRTRGSWDENDPDYVPDAPPAWARVVEIGSTSATR